In Elephas maximus indicus isolate mEleMax1 chromosome 7, mEleMax1 primary haplotype, whole genome shotgun sequence, the following proteins share a genomic window:
- the LOC126079380 gene encoding olfactory receptor 5M1, which translates to MSSPNCTTVTKFILMGLTDNPVLQKILFGVFLVIYLVTLVGNLCMIFLIRTNSHLQTPMYFFLGHLSFVDICYSSSITPNMLYNFLSDQKTISYAGCFTQCLLFITLVITELYILASMALDRYVAVCSPLHYSTRMSKNVCICLVTVPYTYGFLNGLSQAVLTFHLSFCGSLEINHFYCADPPLILLACCDTYVKKMAMFIVAGFTLSSSLFIILLSYLFIFVAILRMHSAEDRHKAFSACGSHLATVTIFYGTLFCMYLRPPSEKSIEESKIIAVFYTFLSPMLNPWIYSLRNKVVIHAMQQVIRGNLFHKIAV; encoded by the coding sequence ATGTCCTCCCCAAACTGCACTACAGTGACCAAATTCATTCTGATGGGACTCACAGACAACCCAGTGTTGCAGAAGATCCTGTTTGGGGTATTTCTGGTGATCTACCTAGTCACACTGGTGGGGAATCTGTGCATGATTTTTCTGATCAGGACCAATTCGCATCTCCAAActcccatgtatttcttccttggCCACCTCTCTTTTGTAGACATTTGCTATTCTTCCAGTATTACTCCCAATATGCTGTACAACTTCCTCTCAGACCAAAAGACCATCTCCTATGCTGGATGCTTCACACAGTGTCTTCTCTTCATTACCCTGGTGATCACTGAGCTTTACATCCTTGCTTCAATGGCATTGGATCGCTATGTTGCTGTTTGCAGTCCTCTCCATTACAGTACCAGGATGTCCAAGAACGTTTGTATCTGTCTAGTCACAGTCCCTTATACTTATGGCTTCCTTAATGGACTCTCTCAGGCAGTTTTGACTTTTCACTTATCTTTCTGTGGCTCCCTTGAAAtcaatcatttttattgtgccGACCCTCCTCTTATACTGCTGGCTTGCTGTGACACCTATGTCAAAAAGATGGCAATGTTTATTGTTGCTGGGTTTACTCTCTCCAGCTCTCTCTTCATCATTCTTCTGTCCTACCTTTTCATTTTTGTGGCCATCTTGAGAATGCATTCTGCTGAAGACAGGCACAAAGCCTTCTCTGCTTGTGGTTCCCACCTGGCAACGGTCACAATATTTTATGGAACCCTCTTTTGCATGTACTTAAGGCCCCCGTCTGAGAAGTCCATAGAGGAGTCCAAAATAATTGCAGTCTTTTATACTTTTTTGAGCCCAATGCTGAACCCATGGATCTATAGCCTAAGGAACAAGGTTGTGATTCATGCCATGCAGCAAGTGATCAGGGGAAATCTCTTTCATAAAATTGCAGTTTAA